A section of the Roseivirga sp. BDSF3-8 genome encodes:
- a CDS encoding polysaccharide biosynthesis/export family protein: MKRFLFGLIIMSVAFACVPNKKLIYLQSQGIDDADKVTTDSVLKVVDLAKYKYKLQPGDIVSIKISSLTDPKFNFFAEAERELKEGIDPSLSGFMLDDRGFVELPVAGKVSLTGLTLEEAQDKVREVAQSYLESPTVNLRLLSFHFTILGEVNVPGNYTTYSGRYSIMDAIGQAGDLTDLADRKRIKVIRYDQGQAKVYFMDLLDAETMSSPLFYLQPNDLVYVSPLKVKNFTQFQSRNIALVLSIITSLSLIFFRF; encoded by the coding sequence ATGAAAAGATTTCTTTTCGGTCTGATTATCATGTCGGTAGCTTTCGCATGTGTACCGAACAAAAAACTCATTTACCTCCAGTCACAAGGCATAGATGATGCTGACAAAGTCACCACAGACTCAGTACTTAAAGTGGTTGATCTTGCAAAATACAAGTATAAATTGCAGCCTGGTGATATTGTTTCAATAAAAATTTCCAGCCTTACCGATCCAAAGTTTAACTTCTTTGCTGAAGCTGAAAGGGAACTTAAAGAGGGGATCGATCCTTCTTTAAGCGGATTTATGCTGGATGACCGTGGATTTGTCGAGCTGCCGGTGGCAGGAAAAGTAAGCCTGACCGGGCTTACTCTCGAAGAAGCTCAGGATAAAGTAAGAGAGGTGGCACAAAGCTATCTGGAATCTCCTACGGTAAACCTGAGGCTACTTAGTTTTCATTTTACCATACTGGGGGAGGTTAATGTTCCTGGCAACTATACCACCTATAGCGGAAGGTATTCAATTATGGACGCAATTGGGCAAGCCGGTGACCTTACCGATTTGGCAGACAGAAAGCGGATCAAGGTCATAAGATATGATCAGGGGCAAGCCAAGGTCTATTTCATGGACCTGTTGGATGCTGAGACCATGAGTTCCCCTTTGTTTTACCTGCAACCAAATGACCTGGTGTATGTGTCACCCCTCAAGGTTAAGAACTTTACCCAGTTTCAGTCACGAAATATCGCCCTCGTACTATCCATTATCACATCCCTATCCCTCATATTTTTCAGGTTTTAA
- the kdsA gene encoding 3-deoxy-8-phosphooctulonate synthase: MTNLPKFDKPVTLSPNIRLGGDRLVLISGPCAVESYDICMTVGEKVHELTQKLGIDYIFKASFDKANRTSSSSFRSIGMDESLGILQKVKENLGVPALTDVHESHQVAPVAEVIDVLQIPAFLCRQTDLLQAAGESGRAVNIKRGQFMAPGDMQFAVGKIQSAGNPNSFLTERGVSFGYHNLVVDMRALPTMRQFSPVVFDVTHSVQQPGGMGGKSGGQRQFAPYLARAAAAAGVDGFFIETHPEPSKALSDGPNMVPLDEMEEFLTMLKDTWETGRKYAG; this comes from the coding sequence ATGACGAACCTACCGAAATTTGATAAGCCCGTTACCCTTTCACCAAATATCCGGCTGGGGGGCGATCGCCTGGTGCTCATCAGTGGGCCCTGTGCAGTGGAAAGCTACGATATATGTATGACCGTAGGGGAGAAAGTACATGAGCTCACGCAGAAATTAGGAATAGACTATATCTTTAAGGCATCTTTTGATAAAGCTAACAGGACCTCCTCTTCATCATTCAGAAGTATAGGAATGGATGAGTCACTCGGTATTTTACAAAAAGTAAAAGAAAATCTGGGTGTACCCGCACTTACTGATGTACATGAGAGCCACCAGGTAGCCCCAGTGGCTGAGGTGATTGATGTACTCCAGATACCAGCCTTCCTGTGCCGGCAGACTGACCTGCTGCAGGCAGCCGGTGAATCAGGCCGTGCCGTGAATATCAAGAGAGGACAGTTTATGGCGCCGGGTGATATGCAGTTTGCAGTAGGTAAAATACAGTCAGCCGGAAACCCCAACAGTTTTCTCACAGAACGTGGAGTGTCCTTTGGTTATCATAACCTCGTAGTGGATATGCGCGCACTGCCCACCATGAGGCAATTTAGCCCCGTGGTATTTGATGTCACCCACAGTGTTCAGCAACCGGGTGGCATGGGAGGAAAGAGCGGTGGCCAGCGTCAGTTTGCCCCTTATCTCGCACGGGCCGCTGCCGCAGCAGGGGTAGATGGCTTTTTTATAGAAACACATCCAGAGCCTTCAAAGGCACTGTCGGATGGTCCAAACATGGTGCCTCTGGATGAGATGGAGGAGTTTCTGACCATGCTTAAAGATACCTGGGAAACAGGCAGAAAATACGCAGGCTGA
- a CDS encoding KdsC family phosphatase: protein MPDLSYILEGIDPHVVDRARKVKAVICDVDGVLTNGGIIYDDNGKEFKVFNVKDGQIISHLKRNGIAVGVITGRESDVVKYRCNELKLDFHHHGIKDKLKTYRAILQNYGWEASETAYLGDDLIDIAVLRECGLAITPADAPPYVQHFAHHVTRQNGGRGVLREAGDIILTAQDKMKAIIEEL from the coding sequence ATGCCCGATCTAAGCTACATACTGGAAGGGATAGACCCCCATGTGGTAGACAGAGCCAGAAAGGTAAAAGCCGTAATATGTGATGTGGATGGTGTGCTGACAAACGGCGGAATCATCTATGACGATAATGGTAAAGAATTCAAGGTATTCAATGTAAAGGACGGGCAGATAATCAGCCACCTGAAAAGGAACGGGATAGCAGTAGGCGTGATCACCGGCCGGGAATCCGATGTAGTAAAATACCGTTGTAATGAACTTAAGCTGGACTTTCACCATCATGGGATAAAGGATAAGCTCAAAACATATCGTGCTATTTTGCAGAATTATGGATGGGAAGCTTCCGAAACTGCCTACCTCGGAGATGATCTGATCGATATTGCTGTTCTCAGAGAGTGTGGCCTGGCCATAACGCCTGCCGACGCACCCCCTTATGTACAGCACTTTGCCCATCATGTAACCCGGCAGAACGGAGGCAGAGGAGTGCTCAGAGAAGCAGGGGATATCATACTTACTGCCCAGGATAAAATGAAAGCAATCATAGAAGAACTTTAA
- a CDS encoding GNAT family N-acetyltransferase: MTSQDLEHRIKLRNIVIEDYDDIREIMNAVYGWEGGSFTKEEIERQLAIFPEGQICIEDNGIVVAAAFCIVVDYAKWGDNHNYDIITNYGKFDTHDPEGDTLYGTDLFVRPEYRGMRLGRRLYDARKELCENLNLRAIIAGGRIPGYRKYADQMTPKQYIKEVRNKEIYDPVLSFQLANDFHVRKVMVKYLPDDVESKEYATLIEWINAYYDETEKLVGGRKSIVRAGLVQWQMRYMSSVEDLLSQMEFFVDTVSGYKADFVIFPEFFNAPLMALYNDLSAADCVRKLADFTEKIREELVNMAVAYNINIVAGSMPEYREHKLYNVSYLCKRDGSWEEQYKLHITPDEQQYWGLQGGNSLRVFNTNAGRIGILICYDVEFPELGRLLADQEMDILFVPFWTDTKNAYLRVRRCAQARAIENECYVAITGSVGNLPNVENMDIQYSQAAVFSPSDFSFPHDAIVAEATPNTETTLVVDLDLDLLRKVRTQGSVRNLQQRRKDLYRVMMTRKKQSQPKEEEETTIN, translated from the coding sequence ATGACATCACAGGATCTTGAGCACCGCATCAAGTTGAGAAATATCGTCATCGAAGATTATGATGACATAAGAGAAATAATGAATGCCGTATACGGCTGGGAGGGAGGATCATTTACTAAAGAAGAGATCGAACGCCAACTTGCCATATTTCCCGAAGGGCAGATTTGTATTGAAGATAATGGCATTGTCGTAGCTGCTGCCTTTTGTATTGTCGTAGATTATGCAAAATGGGGTGATAATCACAATTACGATATCATCACCAACTACGGCAAGTTCGACACCCACGATCCCGAAGGAGACACCCTGTATGGTACTGACCTTTTCGTAAGGCCCGAATACAGAGGCATGAGGCTGGGACGTCGTCTATATGACGCCCGTAAAGAGCTTTGTGAAAACCTGAACCTGAGAGCTATAATAGCCGGAGGGCGTATACCTGGTTATCGCAAATACGCTGACCAGATGACCCCCAAGCAATACATCAAAGAAGTACGCAATAAAGAGATATACGATCCCGTACTAAGCTTTCAGCTGGCCAATGACTTTCATGTACGGAAAGTAATGGTCAAGTACCTGCCCGATGATGTCGAATCAAAAGAGTATGCCACCCTTATCGAGTGGATCAATGCCTACTACGATGAAACCGAAAAGCTCGTAGGTGGCCGTAAAAGCATCGTGCGTGCAGGACTAGTCCAATGGCAGATGCGTTATATGTCTTCAGTCGAAGACCTCCTGAGCCAAATGGAGTTTTTTGTAGATACCGTTTCAGGGTACAAAGCCGACTTCGTGATTTTCCCTGAGTTCTTCAATGCCCCGCTAATGGCCTTGTACAATGACCTTAGTGCAGCAGACTGTGTGCGTAAGCTGGCAGATTTCACAGAGAAAATCCGCGAGGAACTGGTAAATATGGCGGTGGCCTATAACATCAACATTGTGGCAGGCTCAATGCCCGAATACAGGGAACATAAGCTGTATAATGTATCCTACTTGTGTAAACGCGATGGTAGCTGGGAAGAGCAATATAAGCTTCATATTACTCCTGACGAACAGCAATACTGGGGCCTGCAGGGAGGTAATAGCCTCCGTGTATTCAATACCAATGCAGGGCGCATCGGTATCCTCATCTGCTATGACGTGGAATTCCCCGAACTAGGCAGACTGCTGGCCGACCAGGAAATGGACATACTTTTTGTCCCTTTCTGGACAGATACTAAAAACGCCTACCTCCGTGTAAGGCGCTGTGCTCAGGCCAGAGCTATTGAAAACGAATGCTATGTGGCCATAACCGGTAGTGTTGGTAACCTGCCTAATGTAGAAAATATGGACATACAATATAGCCAGGCTGCTGTATTCAGTCCTTCAGACTTTTCATTCCCCCATGATGCTATCGTGGCTGAAGCCACTCCTAATACAGAGACGACGCTGGTGGTAGACCTGGATCTTGACCTGCTAAGAAAAGTTCGTACCCAGGGTAGTGTGAGAAACCTGCAGCAGCGCAGAAAAGACCTGTACCGCGTAATGATGACCCGTAAAAAGCAATCTCAGCCTAAGGAAGAGGAAGAGACCACAATCAATTAA
- a CDS encoding penicillin acylase family protein: protein MKLVRFLLTFAVTVGFIVALSIRMGSIPPLGKFLDPFNGFWHNATIELDQDAEELKIPGLTDKVTITYDEFLVPHIYAQNDHDLYLAQGFITARHRLWQMDFQVQAAGGRLSEILGEGPNGAYLDFDRTQRRYGLVMAAQNSIDQISKDEKSMEVVQAFTDGVNAYIAALPYEGLPVEYKLLDYKPENWTPLKTALLLKYMANTLSGRDMDLESTNAVNVLGMEMFNKLYPDMSASDDPIIPRGTEYDFEGDRPTPPDSIYTGATTRSQMEKPHPHNGSNNWAVSGERTSTGAPLLANDPHLRLSLPSIWYVMQLSSPEANVYGATLPGAPGVIIGFNENIAWGVTNATRDVRDWYKIQFRDSSREEYKFDDQWLKTQKKIEKLLVRNGEVVYDTIIMTHLGPVTYDRTFGDSSEYNNYALRWTAHDPSNEMITFHRINRASNLEEWQEAISTFTNPAQNFVFASKEGNIALKVQGKFPIKFENQGKFLMDGSRSDMVWKGFIPAEENAMVVNPPRGFVSSANQIPVDSTYPYYVYDASYETYRNRRINNRLSELKRATPEDMMRLQLDNYNLKAAELVPAMLDTLEFSELGAEEKELVNVLRRWNFYNNANSTAASIWEVWYDKLYRLTWDEIFAQDIPMRYPSDFTTIDLLTKEPGFALFDVVETSEKETAPDLFRMSLEQAADSLANWKEKEGEEKFEWGRFKATEIRHLMRLPGMGVDYVESGGNSSIVNATSKYHGPSWRMVVSLEDSVQAWGIYPGGQSGNSGSKYYDNMVDMWAKGEYMPLYFLKPGESLSEPLYEQTLTP, encoded by the coding sequence ATGAAATTAGTAAGATTTCTACTGACATTTGCCGTAACGGTAGGTTTTATAGTGGCTCTTAGTATAAGAATGGGGAGCATACCGCCGCTCGGCAAATTTCTGGATCCGTTTAACGGGTTTTGGCATAACGCAACGATCGAACTTGACCAGGACGCGGAGGAACTAAAGATTCCCGGCCTTACGGATAAGGTAACGATTACCTACGATGAATTTCTGGTACCGCATATTTACGCCCAAAATGATCATGACCTTTACCTGGCCCAGGGGTTTATCACTGCCCGACACAGACTATGGCAAATGGACTTTCAGGTACAGGCAGCAGGTGGCAGGCTGAGTGAAATACTCGGCGAAGGCCCGAATGGTGCATACCTTGATTTTGACCGGACCCAGCGTCGCTACGGCCTGGTAATGGCTGCTCAGAACTCTATCGACCAGATCAGTAAGGATGAAAAAAGCATGGAAGTAGTCCAGGCGTTTACTGACGGGGTCAATGCCTATATTGCCGCCCTGCCTTACGAAGGTCTGCCTGTGGAATATAAGTTACTGGACTACAAACCAGAAAACTGGACTCCGCTTAAGACTGCCCTTCTTCTGAAATATATGGCGAATACGCTTAGCGGCCGGGATATGGACCTGGAGAGTACGAACGCGGTCAATGTACTGGGCATGGAGATGTTTAATAAACTTTACCCGGACATGTCTGCTTCGGATGACCCCATCATACCCCGCGGTACGGAATATGACTTTGAGGGGGACCGCCCTACTCCTCCTGATTCCATCTATACGGGGGCGACTACAAGGAGCCAGATGGAAAAACCGCACCCGCATAATGGTAGTAATAACTGGGCGGTAAGTGGCGAGCGCACCAGCACGGGCGCACCCTTGCTGGCCAATGACCCTCATCTTCGGTTATCTCTGCCAAGTATATGGTATGTCATGCAGCTATCTTCTCCTGAGGCCAACGTATATGGAGCTACCTTGCCGGGTGCACCCGGGGTAATTATCGGATTTAATGAGAACATTGCCTGGGGGGTTACTAACGCTACCCGTGATGTCCGGGACTGGTACAAGATACAATTTCGCGATTCGAGCCGCGAAGAATATAAATTTGACGATCAGTGGCTGAAGACCCAGAAGAAGATCGAGAAGCTACTGGTCCGAAATGGTGAGGTGGTGTATGACACCATTATCATGACGCATCTGGGCCCTGTCACGTATGACCGTACGTTCGGGGACTCGTCTGAATATAACAATTACGCTCTTCGCTGGACGGCTCATGACCCGAGCAATGAGATGATCACCTTTCATCGCATAAACCGGGCGTCTAACCTGGAGGAATGGCAGGAGGCGATAAGTACGTTCACAAACCCGGCTCAAAACTTTGTATTTGCCAGTAAGGAGGGCAATATAGCCCTGAAGGTACAGGGTAAATTCCCCATTAAGTTTGAGAATCAGGGCAAGTTCCTGATGGATGGCTCCCGCAGCGACATGGTGTGGAAGGGCTTTATTCCAGCAGAAGAGAATGCCATGGTGGTGAACCCGCCAAGAGGATTTGTAAGCTCTGCTAATCAGATTCCTGTAGATAGTACTTACCCTTATTATGTATATGATGCCAGTTATGAGACGTACCGTAACCGGAGAATCAATAACCGGCTTTCGGAGTTAAAGCGTGCTACTCCTGAAGATATGATGCGTCTGCAGCTTGACAATTATAACCTGAAGGCAGCGGAATTGGTACCTGCAATGCTGGACACGCTGGAGTTCAGTGAGCTGGGTGCGGAAGAAAAGGAGTTAGTAAATGTACTGAGACGGTGGAATTTCTATAATAATGCTAACTCGACAGCGGCTTCTATCTGGGAGGTGTGGTATGATAAACTGTACCGTCTCACGTGGGACGAGATTTTTGCGCAGGATATCCCTATGAGGTACCCTTCTGACTTTACTACAATAGACCTGCTCACGAAAGAGCCTGGCTTCGCTCTCTTTGATGTGGTGGAAACCAGTGAGAAAGAAACAGCACCTGATCTGTTCCGTATGTCGCTGGAACAGGCAGCGGACAGCCTGGCAAACTGGAAGGAAAAGGAAGGAGAAGAAAAATTTGAATGGGGCCGCTTTAAGGCGACAGAAATAAGGCATCTGATGAGGTTGCCAGGTATGGGTGTTGACTATGTTGAAAGCGGTGGAAACAGCAGCATAGTGAATGCGACCAGTAAATACCATGGCCCGAGTTGGCGAATGGTTGTTTCATTGGAGGACAGTGTGCAGGCATGGGGTATTTACCCCGGCGGCCAGAGCGGAAACTCGGGCAGCAAATACTATGATAATATGGTGGACATGTGGGCTAAAGGGGAGTATATGCCTCTTTATTTCCTGAAGCCCGGCGAATCGCTGTCTGAGCCACTTTACGAACAAACTCTTACCCCCTGA
- a CDS encoding DUF4920 domain-containing protein has product MKRIGLLSLLIVGLACSENKQSQESAEVPAPEASVMAYYGDTIETTKAVSAMALEEELGREIEKHTRVKGTVTDVCQAKGCWMKVDLGDGETMRVTFKDYGFFVPKDAAGQTVVIEGVAQKEVIDVETQRHYAADAGKSAEEIEQITEPRAELTFEAEGVAFLREE; this is encoded by the coding sequence ATGAAAAGAATTGGTCTGCTAAGCCTACTCATAGTCGGATTAGCCTGTAGTGAAAACAAGCAAAGCCAGGAGTCAGCCGAAGTGCCGGCCCCTGAGGCATCCGTAATGGCCTATTATGGTGATACCATAGAAACCACCAAAGCAGTAAGTGCCATGGCCCTGGAAGAAGAATTGGGGAGAGAAATTGAAAAGCATACCCGCGTAAAAGGTACCGTCACAGATGTATGTCAGGCCAAAGGCTGCTGGATGAAGGTGGACCTTGGTGATGGAGAAACCATGCGTGTTACCTTTAAGGATTATGGCTTTTTTGTACCAAAGGACGCTGCCGGTCAAACGGTTGTAATAGAAGGAGTGGCGCAAAAAGAAGTTATCGATGTAGAAACCCAGCGCCACTATGCAGCCGATGCCGGTAAGTCTGCCGAAGAGATTGAGCAGATTACAGAGCCCAGGGCTGAACTCACCTTTGAAGCCGAAGGGGTTGCCTTCCTAAGAGAAGAATGA
- a CDS encoding nucleoside deaminase: MHEAIKEANEGKTPFGCVIARDGHIVARAYNTVMSDHDPTEHAEMNALRAACRKYDRSERRKMIVYTTCEPCPMCMGALLMGGFRDIVYGTDIPTAARYVKQIMVRCSHLAENTESDISIKGGVMEGECRELFETFVNNE; the protein is encoded by the coding sequence ATGCATGAAGCGATAAAGGAGGCTAATGAAGGAAAGACTCCTTTCGGATGTGTGATCGCCCGTGACGGGCATATTGTGGCAAGGGCGTATAACACTGTGATGAGTGATCACGACCCTACGGAACATGCGGAAATGAATGCGCTGCGGGCGGCCTGCCGTAAGTATGACCGCAGTGAACGCCGAAAAATGATCGTATACACGACATGTGAGCCATGCCCCATGTGTATGGGAGCCTTACTCATGGGAGGCTTCAGGGACATTGTATACGGCACAGATATTCCTACGGCGGCAAGGTATGTTAAGCAGATCATGGTTCGTTGCAGTCACCTTGCAGAGAATACGGAATCTGATATCTCTATTAAAGGAGGGGTGATGGAAGGGGAATGCCGGGAGCTATTCGAAACGTTTGTGAATAACGAGTAA
- a CDS encoding heavy-metal-associated domain-containing protein codes for MSKYTYKTNINCGGCVATVTPYLERLKGVEKWEVDTNSQDKILRVEGNNLSSEQVEAAVEDAGFKIERKKKFGLF; via the coding sequence ATGTCGAAATACACTTATAAGACCAATATAAACTGCGGAGGCTGTGTGGCTACCGTAACCCCTTACCTTGAAAGATTAAAGGGTGTGGAGAAATGGGAAGTGGATACAAATTCTCAGGATAAGATACTCAGGGTGGAAGGCAATAACCTCTCTTCCGAGCAGGTAGAAGCTGCCGTGGAAGATGCTGGCTTCAAAATTGAGCGTAAAAAGAAGTTCGGACTGTTCTGA
- a CDS encoding PhoX family phosphatase, producing the protein MDTTQSRRQFLTFFGRTTLTAAALTSVGKTFSIADTLELWDQADSGLPFTPLPPVRKDDVVLAKGFNYEVLAKFGDPLAEGVSFGTHNDYTAFVPFHKENPTDGLLWVNHEYTHPLFVSGYTGGEKTREQVETEMKSVGGSILRIRKEGAKWQIVTGDKHNKRIDALTEIPFAWPEPIAGSDKAMGTLANCAGGITPWGTVLTCEENYDGFYGETEYVNEERRKMYNGALDWEQYYDNPPEHYGWVVEVNPKEGTARKLVSLGRCAHECATLYRQPDGTCVVYTGDDANDECLYKFISARPDDLTEGRLYVADMENGRWISLQLEDQEVLRETFATQTDVLVRLREAARLVGGSRLARPEDIEIDPVTGAVIVALTNNKPRGNYHGTILRIDEGPDKTTLSFESSILLAGGPETGFACPDNLAFDLKGNLWFTSDISGSEIGKSPYEAFGNNSLFYVPMKGGQAGRVCRVASAPTDAEFTGPTFLPDGQTLMLCVQHPGERSPSLHRLTSHWPEGGDAVPKSGIILISGPALTSMMS; encoded by the coding sequence ATGGACACCACTCAATCCAGAAGACAGTTCCTTACGTTTTTCGGACGCACTACCCTTACCGCTGCAGCCCTTACCTCTGTGGGAAAAACCTTTTCTATAGCGGATACCCTCGAGCTTTGGGACCAGGCCGATAGCGGGCTGCCCTTTACCCCACTCCCCCCTGTACGTAAGGATGATGTGGTACTGGCCAAAGGATTTAATTATGAGGTACTGGCCAAATTTGGTGATCCCCTGGCCGAAGGAGTGAGTTTCGGTACACATAATGATTATACCGCCTTCGTACCCTTCCATAAAGAAAATCCCACCGATGGTCTCCTCTGGGTGAACCATGAGTATACACATCCCCTCTTTGTGAGCGGATATACCGGCGGTGAAAAAACCCGGGAGCAGGTAGAGACCGAGATGAAGAGCGTAGGAGGGAGCATACTGCGTATTCGCAAAGAAGGAGCTAAGTGGCAGATAGTCACCGGTGATAAGCACAATAAGCGGATAGATGCACTTACAGAAATACCTTTCGCATGGCCAGAACCTATTGCCGGTAGCGACAAAGCCATGGGTACCCTGGCTAATTGTGCTGGAGGCATCACCCCATGGGGTACTGTGCTCACCTGCGAGGAGAATTACGATGGGTTCTACGGCGAGACTGAGTACGTAAATGAAGAACGCCGCAAAATGTACAATGGTGCGCTGGACTGGGAGCAATACTATGACAACCCACCGGAGCATTATGGATGGGTGGTAGAAGTGAACCCCAAAGAAGGCACAGCACGCAAGCTTGTGAGCCTCGGGCGCTGTGCCCACGAGTGCGCCACCCTATACCGGCAGCCCGACGGCACCTGTGTGGTATACACCGGAGACGATGCCAATGATGAGTGCCTGTACAAGTTCATCAGCGCACGGCCCGATGATCTCACCGAAGGCAGGCTTTATGTAGCCGATATGGAAAACGGCCGTTGGATATCCCTTCAGTTGGAGGACCAGGAAGTGCTCAGAGAAACCTTTGCTACCCAAACCGATGTGCTGGTACGGCTCAGGGAAGCAGCAAGGCTGGTAGGAGGCAGCCGCCTGGCACGTCCAGAAGACATCGAGATCGACCCGGTAACAGGTGCAGTCATCGTAGCCCTCACCAATAATAAGCCTCGCGGAAACTACCATGGCACCATTCTCAGAATAGACGAAGGTCCTGATAAAACTACCCTCTCCTTCGAATCCTCAATACTCCTTGCCGGAGGGCCCGAAACCGGCTTTGCCTGTCCCGATAACCTTGCTTTTGACCTCAAAGGCAACTTATGGTTTACCTCAGATATCTCCGGTAGCGAGATCGGTAAATCCCCCTATGAGGCATTTGGTAATAACAGCCTCTTCTATGTACCCATGAAAGGAGGGCAGGCAGGCCGCGTCTGTCGGGTAGCCAGTGCTCCCACCGATGCAGAGTTTACCGGTCCCACCTTCCTGCCAGACGGGCAGACTCTCATGTTGTGCGTGCAGCACCCCGGTGAGCGGTCCCCTTCCCTCCATCGCCTTACAAGTCACTGGCCCGAAGGGGGAGACGCCGTTCCTAAGTCCGGTATCATTCTCATTAGTGGCCCCGCCCTCACAAGTATGATGAGCTAA